The following is a genomic window from Amycolatopsis sp. BJA-103.
CGTCGGGCGGCTGCGCTACATCGGTGTCCTGCTCTACGACGCCGACAAGGTCACCGAGGCCGCGTCCGTCGCCGACGAGCACGACCTCTACCCCGCGCAGCTCGACCTGCTGCTCGATCCGCACGACCCCGCCGTGATCCGGGCGGCCGAGGCGGCCGGTGTCCCGCACGACTGGCTCACCGCGGCGCGGCGTTCCCCGGTGTACCAGCTGATCCACGACTACCGGCTGGCGCTGCCGCTGCATCCGGAATACCGCACGATGCCGATGGTCTGGTACATCCCGCCCCTGTCGCCGGTGGTCGACGCCGTCAGCGGCAGCGGTCACGACGGCGAGCACCGCGACAACCTGTTCGGCGCCATCGACGCCCTGCGCATCCCGATCGAGTACCTGGCCGAACTGTTCACCGCCGGCGACACCGGGCCGGTCCGGCGGTCCCTGCGGCGGCTGGCGGCGATGCGGTCCTACATGCGCGCGGTGAACCTCGGCCAGGAGACGGACGAGGACATCCCCGCCTCCGTCGGGCTCACCGGGGAGCAGATCTTCGGCATGCACCGGCTGCTCGCGCTGGCCAAGTACGACGAACGCTATGTCATCCCCACCGCGGGTGTCGGGCAGGCCCACGATCTGGAGGGCATCGCCACCCGGTGCAGCCTCGACGTCGACGGCGGTCCCGGCATGGGCGGCGGCGAGTCCACAGTGGACCTGGTCAGCTGGGACGACGGCGCCCGCCCGGACGCGTTGTTCCCGACCCTGCGGGGGCGAAACCGGTGAAACTCCTCCGTCCCAAGGCTTCCCGGGATCACGCGGCACTGCGCCAGATCGCCGGATGGTGCCTGCAGTATCCCGACGAAGCCGTCCTCGGCAAGCTCGGCCTGCTGCGCGCCTGCCTCGACGAGACCATCGGCCCCGGCCACGACGAACTCTCCCGCACGGTGGCGTATCTCGGACAAGGTGAACCCGGCGAGCTGGCCTCGCACTACATCGAGGTCTTCGACAGGAAACCCCGCCGGACCCTGCATCTGAGCTGGTTCCTCGACGGCGACACCCGCCGCCGCGGGGAGACGCTGGCCGCGGTACGCCGGTTCTACCGCACCCACGGGTTCGCCCCCGCCGAGAACGAACTGCCGGACTTCCTGCCCGTGATCCTGGAGTTCGCCGCCGCCGCGGAACCGGACGCGGCCGGGCAGGTGCTCGCCCGCTTCCATCCCGCACTGGAACTCCTGCACCGCAACCTGTCCACTATGGACACCCCGTATCGCGACGCGGTCGCCGCGGTGCTGGCCACCCTGCCCGCCGTCCCCGCGCCGCTGCCCGCCGAGCCGCCCGCCGAACTGGTCGGCCTCGACCCGTTCCCCACCGGCGCCGGAGGTGGCCGATGAGTTCCGGATTCGACCTGCTGTTGTGGGGCGCCGCGCCCTACGCGGCGATCGCCCTGCTGGTGTTCGGCACGATCTGGCGGTATCGCCACGACAAGTTCGGCTGGACGAGCCGGTCGAGCCAGCTCCACGAATCCCGGCTCCTGCGGGTGGCCAGCCCGGTG
Proteins encoded in this region:
- the narJ gene encoding nitrate reductase molybdenum cofactor assembly chaperone; this translates as MKLLRPKASRDHAALRQIAGWCLQYPDEAVLGKLGLLRACLDETIGPGHDELSRTVAYLGQGEPGELASHYIEVFDRKPRRTLHLSWFLDGDTRRRGETLAAVRRFYRTHGFAPAENELPDFLPVILEFAAAAEPDAAGQVLARFHPALELLHRNLSTMDTPYRDAVAAVLATLPAVPAPLPAEPPAELVGLDPFPTGAGGGR